The region GGTGGCCTGCTCCGGATCCTCGATGAGCTTGCCGCTCCTGATCCTCTCGAGAAGTGCTTCCTCGCTTACCGCCGTCATGCTCCCTCACTCTCCTCGACTTCTCCGACAAATATAACTGACCGGACAGTCAAAGTCAACTCCCCTCTCCGAGCCTGCGGCGGACGCCTTCGGGGAAGCGGTAGACGCGCAGGGCGTTCTCGCAGAGGACGAGCCGCAGGGTCTTCTGGTCCAGGCCGAGCCCGAAGAGGGCCTCGGCGTTAGCGCGGGGTCCGGGGACGCCGGGCCAGTCGGTACCGAAGATCATCTTTCTCGCCAGCCGCTCCAGGCCGTGGTTTCTGTAGTATTCGGGGAGCTTCTTCGGGGGGAGGCCGCTGATCTCGATCCAGACGTTCTCCCGCATCAGGGTCAGGAAGGCGGCGGCGTCGTACCACCAGCCGCGTCCGCCGTGGGCGAGCACGATGGTCAGCCCCGGGAAGTCCCGCGCCACGTCCTCCATGAGGGCCGGGTCGGCGTAGCGGTTGGTGGAGCCGGGGAAGACGCTGGTGCCGCAGTGGAAGACCACCGGGACCCCCTCCGCCTCGCAGAAGGCGTAGACCGGGTAGAGCATCCGGTCGTTCGGGGCGAACCCGCCGTGCACCGGGTGCAGCTTCAGGCCCACGGCGCCGAAGGAGAGCTGCCGCTTCAGCTCGGCCACCGGGGGGTAGTGGTAGTGCGGGTTCAGGTTCGCCATCGGGAGAAAGCGCTCGGGGTTGTGCTCCAGGATCGGGAAGAGGTCCTCGATGGGTTGTATGCCGGTGGCCTTCGGGCTGTACTCGCAGAAGAGCACCGCCACGTCCACGCCCTCCTCCTCCATGTAGCGGTCGAAGCGCTCCGGGACGAGGGTGCCCTCCCGGTCGTAGAGCTCCTTCATGGAGGGCGATCCGTAGCGGGCGGCCCAGTCCTTCCAGGACTCCTTCAGGGTGGGGATCCTGGCGGCGTGCACGTGGGCGTCTATGAGCGGGATACCGCGGAGCACGGCCTACCCCCGGCCCACGCGCAGGACGGGCTTGACCGCCCCGCCCTCTTCGGCGTCGCGCGCGGCCTCGTTGATATCCCCGAGGTCGTAGAACCTCACGAGCCGGTCCAGCGGGAAGCGCCCCTGCGCGTGCAGCTTCACGAGGCGCGGGATAAACACGTCGGGCACCGAGTCGCCCTCTACTATCCCGCGTATGGTCTTTCCGGGCACCAGCACGTCGTTCATATCGAAGGCCGCCTCCGTCCCGAGACGGGCGGCCCCGATCACGCCGCAGGTCCCCAGCGGTCCCAGGGCGTCGATCGCCTGGCGCAGCACGGCGGGCACCGCCGTGGTCTCCAGGGAGAAGTCCGCGCCGCCGCCCGTTATCTCCTTCACGGCCTTCACGGCGTCCGTCTCGGCCCCGTTCAGCGCGTGCGTGGCGCCGAGCTCGCGGGCCAGCTCCAGCCGCCCCGGCCTCACGTCCACCCCGACGATCGTGGTGCAGCCGGCGATCCTGGCGGCCATGATCGCGCTCAGCCCCACCGCGCCCGTGCCGAAGACCACGATGCTGGAGCCCGCCTCCGGATGGAGGGTGTTCAGCACCGCGCCCGCGCCGGTCTGGACGCCGCACCCCAAGGGGCCCAGGATCTCCAGCGGCGCGTCACCCGGTACCTTCACCACGTTGCGCTCCGTGGCCAGGGCGTGGGTGGCGAAGGAGGACTGCCCGAAGAAGTGCCCGTGCACGGAGGCCCCATCGGCGCTGATGGGGCTCGAGCCGTCCAGACGCGCGCCGCCGAAGTTGAGGGCGAAGAAGTTCAGGCAGTAGGAGGGCTTGCCCCGCAGGCAGGTGGCGCACTTGCCGCAGGAGGCGAAGGTGAGCACCACCCGGTCCCCGGGCTCCACCTTGGTAACGCCCTCGCCGACCTCCTCCACGACCCCTGCGCCCTCGTGGCCGAGGACGCAGGGGAGGGGCACCGGGTACCACTGGTCGCGGCAGATCAGGTCCGTGTGGCACATCCCGGTGGCCACTACGCGCACGAGCACCTCCCCGGCGCGCGGCCCCTCGAGCTCCAGCTCCTCCACGGAGAAAGGACGTTCCTTCTCGCGGGCAACGGCCGCCGTGATCCTCATCCCCCTCCCCTCCTCTCTAGACCAGCTCGTCCTCCTGCCTGGGCACCCGGACCTCGGGCTCGGGCTGGCGCAGCTTGAAGCGCTGTATCTTGCCGGTCACCGTCTTCGGGAG is a window of Rubrobacter xylanophilus DSM 9941 DNA encoding:
- a CDS encoding amidohydrolase family protein, producing the protein MLRGIPLIDAHVHAARIPTLKESWKDWAARYGSPSMKELYDREGTLVPERFDRYMEEEGVDVAVLFCEYSPKATGIQPIEDLFPILEHNPERFLPMANLNPHYHYPPVAELKRQLSFGAVGLKLHPVHGGFAPNDRMLYPVYAFCEAEGVPVVFHCGTSVFPGSTNRYADPALMEDVARDFPGLTIVLAHGGRGWWYDAAAFLTLMRENVWIEISGLPPKKLPEYYRNHGLERLARKMIFGTDWPGVPGPRANAEALFGLGLDQKTLRLVLCENALRVYRFPEGVRRRLGEGS
- a CDS encoding NAD(P)-dependent alcohol dehydrogenase — translated: MRITAAVAREKERPFSVEELELEGPRAGEVLVRVVATGMCHTDLICRDQWYPVPLPCVLGHEGAGVVEEVGEGVTKVEPGDRVVLTFASCGKCATCLRGKPSYCLNFFALNFGGARLDGSSPISADGASVHGHFFGQSSFATHALATERNVVKVPGDAPLEILGPLGCGVQTGAGAVLNTLHPEAGSSIVVFGTGAVGLSAIMAARIAGCTTIVGVDVRPGRLELARELGATHALNGAETDAVKAVKEITGGGADFSLETTAVPAVLRQAIDALGPLGTCGVIGAARLGTEAAFDMNDVLVPGKTIRGIVEGDSVPDVFIPRLVKLHAQGRFPLDRLVRFYDLGDINEAARDAEEGGAVKPVLRVGRG